A window from Rhizosphaericola mali encodes these proteins:
- a CDS encoding Fic family protein — MENHIQINSYSCTPSGLSQEEFFEGFSVPRNKELMRIFKDLDLVEQLGSGVPRILQAYSKENFQFSENFLRLTLPASEEIAPQDTPQDTQQDTPQDTPQVEELLKVMDGQHSRQELQDLLKLADRENFRLNYLQPAINAGYIALTLPDKPTSRNQRYYLTQKGKNRIK; from the coding sequence ATGGAAAACCACATACAAATTAACTCTTATAGTTGCACACCTTCTGGCTTGTCGCAAGAGGAATTTTTCGAAGGTTTTTCTGTTCCGAGAAATAAGGAATTGATGCGTATTTTCAAGGATTTGGATTTGGTGGAGCAATTAGGTTCTGGTGTGCCAAGGATATTGCAAGCATATTCAAAAGAAAATTTTCAATTTTCTGAAAACTTTCTTCGATTGACTTTACCTGCAAGCGAAGAGATTGCCCCGCAAGATACCCCGCAAGATACCCAGCAAGATACCCCGCAAGATACCCCGCAAGTTGAGGAACTTTTGAAAGTGATGGATGGACAACATTCCAGACAAGAATTACAAGACTTGCTTAAGTTAGCCGATCGTGAAAATTTCAGATTAAATTATCTGCAACCAGCCATTAACGCAGGATACATAGCTTTGACTTTGCCTGACAAACCAACGAGCAGAAATCAACGCTATTATTTGACTCAGAAAGGGAAAAATAGGATTAAATAA
- a CDS encoding DEAD/DEAH box helicase: protein MMQEEHKNVINQLLKFEHKSIAKKLNLIDEDLLLISDALLYKAVGVIDYYSRSQDDKSKQIVTVFSSILYTYRQVHWDGLKQFLIIVLSRIGFTPSAIMVDEEFDFENNQFSSLDSIISQISTTINQLKNEVVINEKIFLLTDFQKEIWNKCLESKFIGVSAPTSAGKSYVILLKSIENILKTGGNIVYVVPTLSLITQVVNDYHQKIKEFGLNDYDILTSYNESENNNKIYVLTPERAISAYNEDDKPFGNVNTFIVDEIQNIERIENEKDERSKILFDSLVELSFSYNPNLIVFSGPRVSGLKDMGFDIFEEEKSVEIRTDSSPVTNFTYSIAKKGKKYFFNQYSQINNNYSSIEIKNTEVIKIGGKQYDDKYFAYLNTVVDLLGEGTKNVIFAPSSGMARKIAVNLSSKTNNIRNSNSKAIDGLIHYISSTVHRNYDLTKTFKNHIVYHHGKVPLHIRNVLEYSIKEKMIDNIVCTTTLMQGVNLPAQNVIMRNGYLSTSSRDGKMPKLTNYEISNLRGRAGRLLKDFIGRTFVLDENAFENKEDQKTLFQDENKSLKTGYGNIFEKYGEKVNESLFNNVSNESVEKDLGDDFHFLVTYIRNTVLKHKEKSYNRLNSVGIKYTQNEVADVYNELVNTLSVPLEICFKNRYVDPLILDEIYKNMDSFDLPLSISDSDFSNKLYSVVNSIRSKFPIFYRKYFGKKELPVNFFYTVYKWTKEKSLKDILSGSYYDNAENIDKTIDQIQKDVCFNLTALLKPFYSVKDKDSKLINCIEMGAYNPITLHLIKLNVPREVAITLKNTLFKGVEIKDNEITDKLVSQIIKENYNEIIFWDRIQLNHLL, encoded by the coding sequence ATGATGCAGGAAGAACATAAAAATGTGATAAATCAGCTTTTGAAGTTTGAACACAAATCAATTGCTAAAAAGCTCAATTTAATTGATGAAGATTTACTTTTAATTTCAGATGCCTTACTTTACAAAGCTGTGGGTGTTATAGATTATTATTCACGTAGTCAAGACGATAAGTCAAAACAAATTGTTACTGTTTTTTCTTCCATTCTTTATACATATAGACAAGTGCATTGGGATGGGTTAAAACAGTTTTTGATAATTGTTTTATCTCGTATTGGATTTACGCCATCCGCTATTATGGTTGATGAAGAATTTGATTTTGAAAATAACCAATTTAGCTCTTTAGATAGTATTATTAGTCAAATTAGTACTACAATAAATCAATTAAAGAATGAAGTAGTTATAAATGAAAAGATATTTCTCTTAACCGATTTTCAAAAAGAGATATGGAATAAGTGTTTAGAATCTAAATTCATTGGGGTTTCAGCACCTACATCCGCAGGTAAATCTTATGTTATTTTATTAAAATCAATCGAAAATATTTTAAAAACGGGAGGCAATATAGTTTATGTTGTACCTACCTTAAGTTTGATAACCCAAGTGGTTAATGATTATCATCAGAAAATCAAAGAGTTTGGTTTAAATGATTATGATATTTTAACAAGCTACAATGAGAGTGAGAACAACAATAAAATTTACGTGTTAACTCCTGAAAGAGCCATTTCTGCTTATAATGAAGATGATAAACCTTTTGGAAATGTGAATACATTTATTGTAGATGAGATTCAAAATATTGAGAGGATAGAGAATGAAAAAGATGAACGGTCTAAAATTCTTTTTGACAGTTTAGTTGAATTAAGTTTTAGTTATAACCCGAATCTTATTGTTTTCAGCGGACCAAGAGTCAGCGGATTAAAAGATATGGGATTTGATATTTTTGAAGAAGAAAAATCTGTTGAGATTCGAACGGATTCCTCGCCTGTTACAAACTTTACTTATAGTATAGCAAAAAAAGGGAAGAAGTATTTTTTTAATCAATATTCCCAAATTAACAACAATTATTCTTCTATAGAAATCAAAAATACGGAGGTAATCAAAATTGGAGGAAAACAATATGACGACAAATATTTTGCTTATTTAAACACAGTAGTTGATTTGCTGGGAGAGGGAACAAAAAATGTGATTTTTGCACCGTCTTCAGGAATGGCAAGAAAAATAGCAGTAAACCTGTCTTCAAAAACTAATAATATTCGAAACTCGAACTCAAAGGCAATAGACGGTTTGATACACTATATTTCTTCTACTGTTCATAGAAACTATGATTTAACAAAAACGTTTAAAAACCATATAGTATATCATCATGGAAAAGTTCCTTTGCATATTAGGAATGTTTTGGAATATTCGATTAAAGAGAAGATGATTGATAATATTGTTTGTACAACAACATTAATGCAAGGAGTTAATTTACCAGCTCAAAATGTAATTATGCGTAATGGCTATTTGTCAACAAGTTCAAGGGATGGAAAAATGCCTAAATTAACTAACTATGAAATTTCAAATTTAAGAGGAAGAGCAGGTAGGTTATTAAAAGATTTTATAGGGAGAACATTTGTATTAGATGAAAATGCTTTTGAGAATAAAGAAGATCAAAAGACTCTTTTCCAAGATGAAAATAAGTCTTTAAAAACTGGATATGGTAATATCTTTGAGAAATATGGAGAAAAGGTAAATGAATCTTTGTTTAATAATGTTAGCAATGAATCTGTAGAAAAAGATTTAGGAGACGATTTCCATTTTTTAGTTACTTACATAAGAAATACTGTTCTTAAACATAAAGAAAAGAGTTATAATCGTTTAAATTCAGTTGGGATTAAGTACACTCAAAATGAAGTAGCAGATGTTTATAATGAATTAGTGAATACGTTGTCAGTTCCTTTGGAAATTTGTTTTAAAAACAGATATGTTGACCCACTTATATTAGATGAGATATATAAGAATATGGATTCTTTTGATTTGCCATTATCTATCAGTGATAGTGATTTTTCAAATAAGTTATATAGTGTGGTAAATAGCATACGAAGTAAATTTCCAATATTCTACAGAAAGTATTTTGGAAAAAAAGAATTACCTGTTAACTTTTTCTATACCGTTTATAAATGGACAAAGGAAAAATCTCTAAAAGATATTCTCAGTGGAAGTTATTATGACAACGCTGAGAACATAGATAAAACTATAGACCAAATTCAAAAAGATGTCTGCTTTAACCTCACAGCTTTATTAAAACCTTTTTATTCAGTAAAAGATAAAGATTCAAAACTTATCAATTGTATAGAAATGGGAGCATATAATCCTATTACTTTGCATTTAATCAAATTGAATGTTCCCAGAGAAGTAGCCATAACTCTTAAAAATACACTATTTAAGGGCGTTGAGATAAAAGACAATGAAATAACAGATAAATTGGTTAGTCAAATTATTAAAGAGAATTATAATGAAATTATTTTTTGGGATAGAATTCAATTAAACCATTTGCTGTAA
- a CDS encoding HamA C-terminal domain-containing protein — MDKYLTHTDKLVNHIYWFYEDLDLKPVKKHYGLSINYSDIKERKDDFLSELVNTIVSWVYNNSKSKSLLDDRFAESKDLGNAINFVTNQAYKKFRPGHPQGQFGELLLFNLIQHYYKAVPILRKQHITTSIGHERFGADAIHYKKNGDTNVFILGESKCYESKYQFSSAFEKSLNSIVTTFDKLDSELDLYLYDDFIETELEGVVNQYKKGELKDTKFELVCLIIYNETKAISGNCENDIKDNIKQAIKYRCASFDKTKFDTIHANLLARINYVVFPIWKLDELLNDFQTKVGSNDAGRT, encoded by the coding sequence ATGGATAAATACTTAACACATACAGATAAATTAGTAAATCATATTTATTGGTTTTATGAAGATTTGGATTTAAAGCCAGTAAAGAAGCATTATGGTTTATCCATAAATTACTCGGATATAAAAGAACGGAAAGATGATTTCTTATCGGAGTTGGTAAACACAATTGTAAGCTGGGTTTATAACAATAGTAAATCAAAATCTTTATTGGATGATCGGTTTGCAGAGTCTAAAGATTTGGGTAATGCTATAAATTTCGTGACAAATCAAGCGTATAAAAAATTCCGACCTGGTCATCCTCAGGGACAGTTTGGTGAGTTATTATTATTTAATCTCATCCAACATTATTATAAAGCTGTTCCTATATTAAGGAAGCAACATATAACCACATCCATAGGACATGAACGGTTTGGAGCAGATGCAATTCATTATAAAAAAAATGGAGACACTAACGTATTCATATTAGGAGAGTCAAAATGTTATGAGAGTAAATATCAATTCAGTAGTGCGTTTGAAAAATCTTTAAATAGTATTGTAACGACTTTTGACAAATTAGACTCTGAATTGGATTTATATTTATATGATGATTTCATAGAGACAGAGTTGGAAGGTGTTGTAAACCAATATAAAAAAGGAGAGCTAAAAGATACAAAATTTGAGCTTGTCTGTTTAATAATTTATAATGAAACCAAAGCAATTTCTGGCAATTGTGAAAACGATATAAAAGATAATATTAAGCAGGCTATTAAATACAGATGCGCTTCATTTGATAAAACTAAATTTGATACAATACACGCTAATTTATTAGCCAGAATAAATTATGTAGTTTTTCCGATATGGAAATTAGATGAACTTTTAAATGATTTTCAAACTAAAGTAGGTTCTAATGATGCAGGAAGAACATAA
- a CDS encoding restriction endonuclease subunit S, whose protein sequence is MSYRKLGDYIRQVNVRNKDLDIQTLLGVSNTKKMIPSIANIVGTDMSTYKIIEKRQFAYGTVTSRNGDRLSVAISEDYDKALVSQIYIVFEVIDEKTLLPEYLMMWFSRPEFDRYARFHSHGSTRESFDWEDMCEVELPVPSIEEQQKIVDQYQSVANKIKVNEQICEKLEATAQALYKHWFVDFEFPNDDGNSYFSSGGKMIFNEELQKEIPDGWEVGRIADLVSTQYGFTDVANSISGSAKFLRITDVVGDCIEWNKVPYCNIYENEIDKYLIEFGDILISRTGANVGFGKMIWKSFPRSVFASFLVRLKPQSQDYISYLNCVVISKFYKDFVLNNAEGSAQPQANANILTKLECTIPDSKVSQNFNFVSFPIFDFKENIEIQTQKLIQLQSLLLFRLARLEEI, encoded by the coding sequence ATGAGTTATAGAAAGCTAGGCGATTATATTAGGCAAGTAAATGTGCGCAATAAAGATTTAGATATTCAAACGCTACTTGGTGTTAGTAATACGAAGAAAATGATTCCTTCTATTGCCAATATAGTTGGAACGGATATGTCAACTTATAAAATAATTGAGAAAAGACAATTTGCTTATGGTACAGTAACTTCAAGAAATGGTGATAGGCTTTCTGTAGCAATTTCAGAAGATTATGATAAAGCATTGGTTTCTCAGATTTATATTGTTTTTGAAGTAATAGATGAAAAAACGCTATTGCCTGAATATTTGATGATGTGGTTTTCACGTCCAGAATTTGATCGGTATGCTCGATTTCATTCTCACGGAAGTACAAGGGAATCTTTTGATTGGGAAGATATGTGCGAAGTGGAACTTCCTGTTCCTAGCATCGAGGAACAGCAAAAAATTGTAGATCAATACCAATCGGTGGCTAACAAAATAAAAGTCAACGAGCAAATCTGCGAAAAACTAGAAGCCACTGCACAAGCTTTGTACAAACATTGGTTTGTAGATTTTGAGTTTCCCAACGATGATGGAAATTCCTATTTTTCTTCTGGCGGAAAAATGATTTTTAATGAAGAACTGCAAAAGGAAATTCCTGATGGTTGGGAGGTTGGAAGAATTGCAGATCTTGTATCTACTCAATATGGATTTACAGATGTGGCAAATTCGATTAGTGGTTCCGCTAAATTTTTAAGAATAACTGATGTAGTTGGAGATTGTATTGAATGGAATAAAGTTCCATATTGTAATATATATGAAAATGAAATTGATAAATATTTGATTGAATTTGGAGATATTTTGATTAGTAGAACTGGTGCAAATGTTGGATTTGGGAAAATGATTTGGAAATCTTTTCCACGTAGTGTTTTCGCATCTTTTCTTGTAAGATTGAAACCCCAAAGTCAAGACTATATTTCTTATCTGAATTGTGTTGTAATATCTAAATTTTATAAAGATTTTGTATTGAACAATGCTGAAGGTTCGGCTCAACCACAGGCGAATGCAAATATTTTAACAAAGTTGGAATGTACTATCCCTGATAGTAAAGTTTCTCAGAATTTTAATTTTGTCTCTTTTCCAATTTTTGACTTCAAAGAAAATATTGAAATACAAACCCAAAAACTGATCCAGTTGCAAAGCTTGTTGTTATTTAGATTGGCAAGATTGGAGGAAATCTAA
- a CDS encoding type I restriction-modification system subunit M, with protein sequence MAKASSSKSTEEILWDSANKLRGSVEPSEYKHVVLSLIFLKFANDKFLKRRDELTKEGKEAFLEIPEFYQAENIFYLPEESRWTFIIENAKQEDITLKVDSALKTIERTNKSLEGALPDNYFSRLGLDQSKFSALLDTVNNIDTLKDESQDIVGRVYEYFLSKFAIAEGKGKGEFYTPKSIVNLIAEMIEPYKGKIYDPSCGSGGMFVQSLKFIENHKGNKKDISIYGQELTNTTFKLAKMNLAIRGISSNLGLKAADTFGDDQHKDLKADYIMANPPFNLKDWRAENELTDEPRWAGYKVPPKSNANYAWILNMISKLSQNGVAGFILANGALSGSGDEYEIRKQILENDLVEAIVILPRAMFYSTDISVTLWILNRNKKAHNVQVNDGEKKYRDRQHEVLFMDLRQKGEPFEKKYIQFSKEDIQTITTTYHNWQQEAWKENYENIPEFCYAASLEEIRKKDYSLVPSKYIEFVNRDESLDYDNQMQALQIDLQSLFEQEAELKQQVQKVFKELGYEL encoded by the coding sequence ATGGCCAAGGCATCATCCTCTAAATCCACCGAAGAAATTCTCTGGGACTCTGCAAATAAACTTCGTGGTTCTGTGGAACCATCCGAATATAAACATGTTGTTTTAAGCTTGATATTTCTCAAGTTTGCGAATGATAAATTTCTAAAACGTAGAGACGAATTAACGAAAGAAGGCAAAGAAGCATTCTTAGAAATTCCAGAATTCTATCAAGCGGAAAATATATTTTATCTGCCGGAAGAGTCTCGTTGGACATTTATCATCGAAAATGCAAAACAAGAAGACATCACGCTTAAAGTAGATTCTGCGCTCAAAACCATAGAACGTACCAATAAATCTTTGGAAGGTGCATTGCCAGACAATTATTTTTCACGTTTAGGATTGGATCAATCCAAATTTTCTGCTTTGTTGGATACGGTGAATAATATTGATACGCTAAAAGATGAGTCTCAGGATATTGTAGGCAGAGTGTACGAATATTTTTTGTCCAAGTTTGCGATTGCGGAAGGGAAAGGTAAAGGCGAATTCTACACACCAAAATCCATCGTTAACCTAATTGCGGAGATGATAGAGCCCTACAAAGGGAAAATCTATGATCCGTCTTGCGGTTCGGGTGGTATGTTTGTGCAATCGTTGAAGTTTATAGAGAACCATAAAGGAAACAAAAAAGACATTTCTATTTACGGGCAAGAACTCACGAATACCACTTTTAAATTGGCAAAAATGAACTTGGCTATTCGGGGGATTTCTTCCAATTTGGGATTGAAAGCGGCAGATACTTTTGGCGACGATCAGCACAAAGATTTGAAAGCCGATTATATTATGGCAAATCCGCCATTTAATTTAAAAGATTGGCGTGCCGAAAACGAATTGACCGATGAACCGCGTTGGGCAGGTTACAAAGTGCCGCCAAAATCCAATGCCAATTATGCTTGGATTCTCAATATGATTTCTAAGTTATCGCAAAATGGCGTGGCAGGATTTATCTTGGCAAACGGTGCGTTGAGTGGAAGTGGAGATGAATACGAAATCCGTAAACAGATTTTGGAAAATGATTTGGTGGAAGCCATTGTTATTTTGCCGAGAGCAATGTTTTATTCCACTGATATTTCGGTGACGCTTTGGATTTTGAACAGAAATAAAAAAGCACACAATGTCCAAGTGAATGATGGTGAAAAGAAATACCGTGATCGCCAACATGAAGTGTTGTTTATGGATTTGCGACAAAAAGGCGAACCTTTTGAAAAGAAATACATTCAGTTTTCTAAGGAAGATATCCAAACTATTACTACCACTTATCACAATTGGCAACAAGAGGCTTGGAAAGAAAATTATGAAAACATTCCAGAGTTTTGTTATGCTGCTAGTTTAGAAGAGATCCGTAAAAAAGATTACTCTTTAGTACCGAGCAAATATATTGAGTTTGTGAATCGAGATGAATCTTTGGACTATGACAATCAAATGCAGGCTTTACAAATCGATTTGCAAAGCTTATTTGAACAAGAAGCCGAACTGAAACAACAAGTTCAAAAAGTATTTAAAGAGTTGGGCTATGAGTTATAG